A stretch of the Flavobacterium aquiphilum genome encodes the following:
- a CDS encoding nucleoid-associated protein — protein MINLYNTHIETLSIHRVGNMSRNEPLFLSEEPFKLSDEIVPLMKEFFFKPFKEKEENYFQFAHEVDLDYNDMFKYATEIFANPNSLHDVSKKITKHLFEQSNHPHIKNGEVYVTYLTNLNIDNNVVDAIGIYKSEIQSDFLQFEEKGTQLEMILQHGVSLNKMDKGCLIFNYKKEEGYKILSVDSNRYDARYWLEHFLSVDAFEDENFITKKYLKFCQGFAKDVVFPAEDKKEEVMFMNRSVNYFAKNDQFEESNFLNEVLDNPDLIPEFKNYKVDKGEKYSIEDVTSFPIANAAVSDARKSIKNVINLDTHIQIKMDFINPESAEKFVEKGWDEEKQMYYYLVYFNKEQKS, from the coding sequence ATGATCAACTTATACAACACGCACATTGAGACGCTTTCCATACACCGTGTGGGAAATATGAGCCGTAACGAGCCTCTTTTTTTATCGGAAGAACCATTTAAATTGAGCGATGAAATTGTGCCTTTGATGAAAGAGTTTTTCTTTAAGCCTTTTAAAGAAAAGGAAGAAAACTACTTTCAGTTTGCACACGAAGTAGATTTGGACTACAATGACATGTTTAAATATGCGACTGAAATTTTTGCTAATCCAAATTCGTTGCATGATGTTTCCAAAAAGATAACCAAACATCTTTTTGAACAGTCCAACCATCCGCACATCAAAAACGGTGAGGTCTATGTGACGTATTTGACCAATTTGAACATTGACAACAATGTGGTGGACGCCATCGGTATTTACAAAAGTGAAATCCAATCCGACTTTTTACAGTTTGAGGAAAAAGGAACGCAACTAGAGATGATTCTTCAACACGGTGTGAGTTTGAACAAAATGGACAAAGGTTGTCTTATTTTTAATTACAAAAAAGAAGAAGGCTACAAAATCCTTTCTGTGGACAGCAATCGTTATGATGCTAGATATTGGTTAGAGCATTTCCTTTCTGTTGATGCTTTTGAGGACGAAAACTTTATCACCAAAAAATACTTGAAATTCTGTCAAGGATTTGCCAAAGATGTTGTTTTCCCTGCCGAAGACAAAAAGGAAGAAGTAATGTTCATGAACCGTTCGGTGAATTATTTTGCAAAAAACGATCAATTCGAAGAGAGCAATTTCTTGAACGAAGTATTGGACAATCCTGATTTGATTCCGGAGTTTAAAAACTACAAAGTTGATAAAGGAGAGAAATACAGTATTGAAGATGTAACCTCATTCCCTATTGCCAATGCAGCGGTAAGTGATGCGAGAAAATCAATAAAAAACGTAATTAACTTGGACACACATATCCAAATTAAAATGGATTTCATCAACCCGGAAAGTGCAGAGAAATTTGTTGAAAAAGGTTGGGACGAAGAAAAACAGATGTATTACTATTTGGTTTATTTCAACAAAGAACAAAAAAGCTAG
- a CDS encoding GAF domain-containing protein: MDTHLHKDSPFQTIISFHKLIESFEEIALSNVDYRSNYAKALLKEIETLPEFRTGIRDYSLIKKNEPLIKNLLADLFPTALTHNEIKAVTIPFQNVSFNYTERFKKILSNAGNEFYMEIRDFDDHQFYITNCCLILSGYYKQRIDFNRPFFYDIPDENGIEKHYRILYNADFIEITPTENAIHLTQDDIDLLIDNYDDIELWKSKFPKESWILKGFGIVSLFDATIESAISNLKSNLLKPNTNSVASNDIIENIFRSIFKIPSLRVGFIIYNPEEEKFIKPIKFDKQMQSFLLSSDQEVECKNDFFGCSFENLLHNKEPFVISNVKKFIEESSNKKLGEHLLRQNIQSCVFAPVIKDGNLLGVVELVSENPRDINSINITKLELVLPYLTDTIDRYNTDMQHQIEAIIQREYTTIHPSVYWKFKKETQNYFQNINHTKDYIFKEIVFKNVYPLYGQIDIKGSTEHRNETVKKDLKNQLNALLEIFDNHTPSANMVLLEQRKFELESFRNELKFPLKADTEQHIQRYIEEEIHPILKNTKGFAKNEKLEESYFESLDEKSGLFYQERKKFDNAMSIINKKLASILDEKQLEAQQIYPHYYERFKTDGVEHNLYIGASISPTKHFDIMYLHNLRLWQLQTLCEMELEHHQLKESLPYELDVTSLILVFSVPLSIRFRMDEKRFDVDGTYNARYEVIKKRIDKSYIKGTKDRITEKEKITIVYSQNNEETEYLKYIKYLQHKKILEPEIEQFEVEDLQGVSGLRAIRVKVINNTVNPATKKITYQDLLDELN, from the coding sequence ATGGATACTCATTTACATAAAGATAGTCCTTTCCAAACCATAATTTCCTTTCATAAACTGATCGAATCTTTTGAAGAAATCGCTTTATCAAACGTTGATTACAGATCAAACTATGCCAAAGCACTACTAAAAGAAATAGAAACTTTGCCGGAATTTAGAACCGGAATCCGAGATTATTCTTTGATCAAAAAAAATGAACCTTTAATTAAAAATCTTTTAGCTGATTTATTCCCAACTGCTTTAACTCACAATGAAATCAAGGCTGTTACTATTCCGTTTCAAAATGTATCTTTCAATTATACAGAGCGTTTCAAGAAAATTTTGAGTAACGCAGGTAATGAATTTTACATGGAAATTCGTGATTTTGACGATCATCAGTTCTATATAACCAACTGCTGTTTAATTCTAAGCGGTTATTACAAACAGCGCATTGACTTTAACAGACCTTTTTTCTACGACATTCCTGATGAAAATGGTATCGAAAAACACTATCGCATTTTGTACAATGCTGATTTCATTGAAATTACACCAACTGAAAACGCTATACATTTGACGCAAGACGATATTGATTTACTAATTGACAACTATGATGATATTGAACTTTGGAAATCAAAATTCCCAAAAGAAAGCTGGATTTTAAAAGGTTTTGGAATTGTTTCCTTATTTGATGCCACTATAGAAAGTGCGATCTCAAATTTAAAAAGCAACTTATTAAAACCCAATACCAATTCTGTTGCATCTAACGATATTATTGAAAACATTTTCAGGTCAATCTTTAAAATTCCGAGTTTGAGAGTTGGCTTCATCATCTATAATCCAGAAGAAGAAAAATTCATAAAGCCCATCAAATTTGATAAACAGATGCAGAGTTTTTTACTTTCATCTGATCAGGAAGTTGAATGTAAAAACGATTTTTTTGGCTGTTCCTTTGAGAATTTGCTTCATAATAAAGAGCCTTTTGTAATTTCAAATGTTAAAAAATTTATAGAAGAATCTTCAAATAAAAAACTTGGAGAACATTTACTAAGACAAAATATTCAAAGCTGTGTTTTTGCTCCGGTAATAAAAGATGGAAATTTATTGGGCGTTGTTGAATTAGTTTCAGAAAATCCAAGAGATATAAACAGCATCAATATCACTAAACTCGAATTAGTTTTACCGTATTTAACTGATACTATCGATCGTTATAATACCGATATGCAACATCAGATTGAAGCTATTATTCAGCGTGAATACACTACAATCCATCCAAGCGTTTATTGGAAATTCAAAAAAGAAACCCAAAATTATTTTCAAAATATCAATCATACGAAAGATTATATTTTTAAAGAAATTGTCTTTAAAAATGTATATCCGTTGTATGGTCAAATCGATATCAAAGGATCCACTGAACACCGAAACGAGACTGTCAAAAAAGATTTAAAAAATCAGCTCAACGCACTTTTGGAGATTTTTGACAATCATACCCCTAGTGCAAACATGGTACTTTTGGAGCAAAGAAAATTTGAATTGGAATCCTTTCGAAACGAATTAAAATTCCCTCTAAAAGCCGACACCGAACAACATATTCAACGCTATATTGAGGAGGAAATCCATCCTATTTTAAAAAACACGAAAGGCTTTGCCAAAAACGAGAAATTAGAAGAATCGTATTTTGAAAGTTTGGATGAAAAATCAGGTTTGTTTTATCAGGAAAGAAAAAAATTTGATAATGCGATGTCTATTATCAACAAGAAACTAGCCTCAATTTTAGATGAAAAACAACTCGAAGCACAACAAATTTATCCTCATTATTACGAGCGATTTAAAACAGATGGTGTCGAACATAATTTATACATTGGAGCTTCGATTTCGCCAACCAAACATTTTGATATAATGTATCTGCACAACTTGCGTTTATGGCAGTTGCAAACGTTATGTGAAATGGAATTGGAACATCATCAACTCAAAGAATCGCTTCCTTACGAATTGGATGTAACATCGTTAATTCTAGTTTTCAGTGTACCGCTTTCTATTCGTTTTAGAATGGATGAAAAACGATTTGATGTTGACGGAACGTACAATGCAAGATATGAAGTTATTAAAAAACGTATCGACAAATCATATATAAAAGGAACAAAAGACCGAATTACAGAAAAAGAAAAAATCACGATTGTTTATTCTCAAAACAACGAAGAAACTGAATACTTAAAATATATTAAATACCTGCAACATAAAAAAATACTCGAACCCGAAATCGAGCAATTCGAAGTCGAAGACCTTCAGGGAGTTTCAGGTTTGAGGGCGATTCGTGTAAAAGTGATTAACAATACTGTAAATCCTGCAACCAAAAAGATTACTTATCAAGATTTATTAGACGAGCTCAACTAG